In the Candidatus Paceibacterota bacterium genome, one interval contains:
- a CDS encoding YdcF family protein, translated as MNSLSAILNVGQCSSYSSPPVEEKTQKEVNEERAFPITTDLCFGKQDSHNEPSEVILIFGTANQMCQRLCGDHFKEVVKSNRPKAVFITGGNTGANWGSESEQIMSRICPGGTWRSGKYGKYNGIKFVLEEDSRNTLQNVQMAISLGLAEYKSISFIAKGYHCGRCRLTLEKLLPGVKFYQHGYVASVSEKLGVIEPDLWTAQPELIRIVWREFLKIEAYGSRGDIAYPDDVRQKVAEVHRLLGNDWKPS; from the coding sequence ATGAATAGTTTAAGTGCTATTTTGAATGTCGGACAGTGTTCTAGTTATTCATCTCCTCCTGTAGAGGAGAAGACTCAAAAAGAAGTGAATGAAGAAAGAGCTTTTCCTATCACCACTGATCTTTGTTTTGGGAAGCAAGATTCTCACAATGAACCATCGGAAGTGATACTGATCTTTGGGACGGCGAATCAAATGTGTCAGCGTCTTTGCGGTGATCATTTCAAAGAGGTTGTTAAATCAAACAGACCTAAGGCTGTTTTCATAACTGGTGGAAATACTGGTGCTAATTGGGGATCTGAATCTGAGCAAATTATGTCCCGTATTTGTCCTGGTGGAACTTGGCGTTCTGGTAAATATGGTAAATATAATGGTATAAAATTTGTTTTGGAAGAAGATTCAAGAAATACATTACAGAATGTTCAAATGGCCATAAGTCTTGGTCTTGCAGAATACAAAAGTATTTCTTTTATAGCCAAAGGGTATCACTGTGGGCGTTGCCGACTAACTCTGGAGAAGCTTTTGCCAGGAGTAAAGTTTTACCAACACGGTTATGTCGCTTCAGTATCTGAAAAATTAGGTGTGATAGAACCAGATCTTTGGACTGCTCAACCTGAATTGATCAGGATCGTTTGGAGGGAGTTTCTAAAGATTGAAGCATATGGTTCCCGTGGGGATATTGCTTATCCTGACGATGTTCGTCAAAAAGTTGCAGAAGTTCATCGTTTACTTGGGAATGATTGGAAACCGTCTTGA
- a CDS encoding ATP-grasp domain-containing protein, producing MINTEKTIIYITRDIERALGMAPSEKYIVVSNKTAYSEKIKKLYPDFVHLIQSPTSDLLGTTELLAHPETVKLITPDSCLLVFKNTLRVESQIGVNHWHTINPKSYLAERVENKLSQIRWLGELGTKYLPSHTAKQAKFISWKNDPFIIQWAHGHTGDGTILIKTREELSALQEKFPERMARLSSFIKGPSFTVNAVVAKDKILMGNISYQITGLQPFTDNEFSTIGNDWGFAHNVLSENSRSSIENIVKDIGTKLQKDGWRGLFGVDVIIDEKSKRVYLIEVNARQPASTTFESNLQEEARKKGAVGLTTFEAHLLALLDSPITENIIAVTDGAQIIQRVTKNVQGIFDNACTSLESKDYQVVVYQNTVLNSDLLRIQSAGSITEDHGLLNAKGIAIMETIKSCKLNLQV from the coding sequence ATGATTAACACCGAAAAAACTATCATATATATCACTCGCGATATAGAAAGGGCTCTCGGCATGGCTCCAAGTGAAAAATACATCGTTGTCTCCAATAAGACCGCTTATAGTGAGAAAATAAAGAAGTTATACCCCGATTTTGTTCATCTTATCCAAAGTCCTACTTCTGATCTACTCGGTACCACCGAACTTCTAGCTCATCCAGAAACAGTCAAGCTTATAACTCCTGATTCTTGCTTACTCGTCTTTAAAAACACCCTTCGTGTAGAATCACAGATCGGAGTCAACCATTGGCACACAATCAATCCCAAATCTTATTTAGCAGAAAGAGTTGAAAACAAACTTTCACAAATCCGTTGGCTTGGAGAATTGGGTACAAAATATTTACCATCACATACTGCAAAACAAGCCAAATTTATTTCTTGGAAAAATGATCCTTTCATTATTCAATGGGCACATGGTCATACAGGCGACGGAACTATCCTCATAAAGACTCGCGAGGAACTTTCTGCTCTTCAAGAAAAATTCCCAGAACGTATGGCTCGCCTTTCTTCTTTCATCAAGGGACCATCTTTCACCGTCAATGCTGTTGTAGCAAAAGACAAAATCTTGATGGGAAATATCAGTTATCAAATTACAGGTCTTCAACCTTTTACGGACAATGAATTCAGCACTATCGGTAACGATTGGGGTTTTGCTCACAATGTGTTATCTGAAAATAGTCGCAGTAGCATAGAAAACATAGTCAAAGATATTGGAACGAAACTTCAAAAAGACGGCTGGCGCGGACTTTTTGGTGTAGATGTTATCATTGATGAAAAGAGCAAACGTGTATATCTCATTGAAGTCAATGCTCGCCAACCTGCTTCTACTACTTTTGAATCAAACTTACAAGAAGAAGCTAGGAAAAAAGGTGCTGTAGGTCTCACAACTTTTGAGGCTCACCTATTGGCTTTGCTTGATTCTCCTATTACAGAAAATATCATCGCTGTTACCGATGGGGCACAAATCATCCAACGTGTCACAAAAAATGTTCAGGGTATATTTGATAATGCTTGCACTTCCCTAGAATCAAAAGATTACCAAGTCGTCGTATATCAAAATACCGTTTTGAATTCTGATCTTCTACGTATCCAAAGTGCTGGAAGTATTACAGAGGATCATGGCTTACTCAATGCAAAAGGTATAGCAATCATGGAAACCATCAAGTCCTGCAAACTAAATCTTCAGGTATAA
- the rsmI gene encoding 16S rRNA (cytidine(1402)-2'-O)-methyltransferase has product MAIFSVTATPIGNLEDITLRALSVLRGADLILCEDTRMTKRLLDRHDIYVPTKSYHTHSKLSRKEEIVGLLKEGKNLALVSDAGTPGISDPGIELVKYIRQELVAEISGGSVKIEAIPGPSALTTAISISGVPCADFTFLGFLPHKKGRETLFKEIAISERTMIFYESPHRIIKTLESLIEHVPSKKVTVCRELTKMFEEVVSGSALEVKEYFDKNTDKVRGEFVVIVS; this is encoded by the coding sequence ATGGCTATATTTTCAGTAACGGCAACACCGATAGGTAATCTTGAAGATATTACACTTCGAGCTTTGAGTGTTTTGCGTGGGGCGGATTTGATTCTTTGTGAAGATACCAGAATGACCAAAAGACTTTTGGATCGTCACGATATCTATGTTCCGACAAAGTCGTATCATACTCATAGTAAACTTTCACGAAAAGAAGAAATAGTTGGCTTACTCAAAGAAGGAAAAAATTTGGCTTTGGTCTCTGATGCTGGTACTCCAGGCATTTCTGATCCAGGGATTGAACTTGTAAAATATATTAGACAAGAATTGGTAGCGGAGATAAGTGGTGGTTCTGTAAAAATAGAGGCAATACCCGGACCCTCAGCTTTGACTACAGCTATTTCTATTTCCGGAGTCCCTTGCGCGGATTTTACATTTTTGGGATTTTTGCCACATAAAAAGGGAAGAGAGACTTTATTTAAAGAAATTGCAATTTCAGAGAGAACAATGATTTTTTATGAATCCCCACATAGGATTATTAAGACCTTAGAATCTCTGATTGAACACGTCCCCTCAAAAAAAGTTACAGTTTGTCGTGAACTTACAAAAATGTTTGAAGAAGTAGTGAGTGGTAGTGCTCTAGAAGTGAAAGAATATTTTGATAAAAATACCGATAAGGTCAGAGGCGAGTTTGTTGTTATCGTCTCATAG
- a CDS encoding putative glycoside hydrolase: MRLWQDNGATRVFAIMIGALLIVALGLLILWLLPKDRIDYSLGLENLETDSLTASVTDVLPAPFVVTHVSTPKAVKAVYMTSWAAGNQKFRKELFDLVDNTEINSVVIDVKDYSGRISFPMDNPEIKKSGAVEKRIPDIKEFIGKLHDKGVYVIARISSFQDSYLINVHPELAVRNGEGKIWQDYKGVKWLDAGAEPVWEYLVTIGKESYAVGFDELNFDYIRYPSDGNMKDIVYSWSDGRTRQEVMKSFFLYLREQFATSSIPLSADLFGLTTSSDDDLGIGQNLSDALMYFDYVSPMVYPSHFSSGYLNYTKPADHPYEVIKNSMDQGILKANAVMAPSSKIRPWLQAFDLGAVYTPAMVRAQIQATYDSGLDSWMLWNAGSVYNKKSLLGK; encoded by the coding sequence ATGAGACTATGGCAAGATAATGGAGCAACAAGAGTATTTGCCATCATGATAGGTGCTTTACTCATTGTTGCTTTGGGTCTTCTCATACTCTGGCTTTTGCCAAAAGATAGGATTGATTATTCTCTTGGTCTTGAAAATCTAGAGACCGATAGTTTGACTGCTTCTGTTACAGATGTATTACCTGCACCTTTTGTAGTTACACATGTATCAACGCCAAAAGCTGTCAAAGCTGTATATATGACTAGTTGGGCAGCGGGTAATCAAAAGTTTAGAAAAGAACTCTTTGACCTTGTTGATAATACGGAGATAAATTCTGTAGTTATTGATGTAAAAGATTATTCTGGCCGTATCAGTTTTCCTATGGACAATCCAGAGATAAAGAAAAGTGGTGCAGTGGAAAAACGTATACCAGATATAAAAGAATTCATCGGTAAACTTCATGATAAAGGAGTCTATGTGATCGCTAGGATTTCTTCTTTTCAAGATTCGTATTTGATAAATGTTCATCCAGAATTGGCAGTTAGAAATGGGGAAGGAAAGATCTGGCAGGATTACAAGGGGGTGAAGTGGCTTGATGCTGGAGCAGAACCAGTTTGGGAATATTTGGTAACTATCGGCAAAGAATCTTACGCTGTTGGTTTTGATGAGCTCAATTTTGATTATATAAGGTACCCTTCAGACGGTAATATGAAAGATATAGTTTATTCTTGGAGTGATGGTAGGACTAGACAAGAAGTAATGAAATCCTTTTTCTTGTATTTGCGAGAACAGTTTGCGACCAGTAGCATCCCTTTGTCAGCAGACCTCTTTGGGCTCACGACTAGTTCTGATGATGACCTCGGCATTGGCCAGAACCTTTCAGATGCTTTGATGTATTTTGATTATGTCTCTCCAATGGTTTATCCATCTCATTTTTCTTCTGGATATTTGAATTACACTAAGCCAGCAGACCACCCTTATGAGGTTATAAAGAATTCTATGGATCAAGGTATTTTGAAGGCAAATGCAGTGATGGCTCCTTCTTCAAAGATTCGTCCTTGGCTTCAAGCCTTTGACCTCGGTGCTGTATATACTCCAGCTATGGTCCGTGCTCAGATACAAGCGACTTACGATTCTGGATTGGATAGTTGGATGCTCTGGAATGCTGGAAGTGTTTATAATAAAAAATCTTTGTTGGGGAAGTAA
- a CDS encoding type IV secretion system DNA-binding domain-containing protein, whose product MDENRITYFGETDARNKRVKFGIKAKDRTRHVYVIGKTGMGKSTMLENMAVQDIMGHEGMCFIDPHGKTADLLLEYVPKERIRDVIYIAPFDTDYPISFNVLESVDPQKRHLVASGLMSTFKKIWEDAWSARMEYILTNTLLALLEAPGSTLLGVNRMLSDKEYRKEIVSHVQDPSVKTFWNKEFASYTERQAAEAVPAIQNKVGQFTANPLIRNMIGQEHSSFDFREAMDKKKIIIINLSKGRIGDENMKLLGGLLVTKIYLAAMSRADVPDRTAKMLPNFYLFVDEFQNFANASFADILSEARKYKLNLTIAHQYIEQMDEIVRPAVFGNVGTMIAFRVGATDAEALEKEFAPIFVLEDLVNLGFAQIYLKLMIDGLSSQPFSATTLPPIAHPEVSYVKEIISASREQFARPRAEVEQIVMAFHNPVAKPPVTKTVPTVKTSIPSTIPSPVNKESATIKVVPNSNPVNKEVVPIKAVENIPKPPTINTVVNSNVSKSPVVNSAVNSNVSQSVVSASNPEPAVTSSKSITNSSAPKSVSAPIQQVSKPPQSKPSPSMPSINSHHPLEDHTKPVSLHTLAARHAPRNDPKVPTPKNVNSLKDALSAALGKTNIEKKDSVVPQQKPVNVGIVKPVPPTNISPASIPAKEVPKEVPEDLLKKVLKDD is encoded by the coding sequence ATGGACGAGAATAGAATAACCTATTTCGGAGAAACTGATGCCCGTAATAAACGGGTCAAATTTGGCATCAAAGCCAAGGATCGTACTCGTCATGTCTATGTGATCGGAAAGACTGGTATGGGAAAGTCTACAATGCTAGAGAATATGGCCGTGCAGGATATCATGGGTCACGAAGGTATGTGCTTTATAGATCCACACGGAAAGACTGCAGATTTGTTGCTGGAGTATGTTCCAAAGGAACGTATTCGTGATGTTATATATATTGCACCATTTGATACGGATTACCCTATTTCATTTAATGTTCTTGAAAGTGTAGATCCTCAAAAGAGACACTTGGTAGCCTCTGGTCTTATGAGTACTTTCAAAAAGATTTGGGAGGATGCTTGGTCTGCCAGAATGGAATATATTTTGACCAATACTCTTTTGGCCTTACTTGAAGCACCTGGTTCTACTTTACTCGGAGTAAACAGGATGTTGTCTGATAAAGAATATCGTAAAGAGATTGTTTCGCATGTTCAAGATCCGTCGGTCAAAACATTTTGGAATAAAGAGTTTGCTAGTTATACCGAACGTCAGGCTGCAGAAGCTGTACCAGCTATTCAAAATAAAGTTGGACAATTCACTGCCAATCCCTTGATCCGAAATATGATCGGTCAGGAACATTCTTCTTTTGATTTCCGTGAAGCAATGGACAAAAAGAAAATCATCATCATCAACCTTTCAAAGGGAAGAATCGGTGATGAAAATATGAAACTCTTGGGCGGACTTCTTGTAACCAAGATTTATCTTGCAGCTATGTCACGTGCTGATGTTCCAGATAGGACAGCAAAGATGTTGCCAAATTTCTATCTTTTTGTTGACGAATTTCAAAACTTCGCTAATGCTTCTTTTGCAGATATTCTCTCTGAAGCTAGAAAATATAAACTCAATCTAACTATTGCTCATCAGTATATAGAACAGATGGACGAGATAGTTCGTCCAGCCGTCTTTGGTAACGTCGGAACAATGATTGCTTTTCGTGTAGGCGCCACTGATGCTGAAGCTTTGGAAAAAGAATTCGCACCAATCTTTGTTCTTGAAGATTTGGTCAATCTAGGTTTTGCTCAAATATATCTCAAATTGATGATTGATGGACTTTCTTCACAGCCGTTTTCTGCCACGACTTTACCACCTATTGCTCATCCAGAAGTTTCTTATGTAAAAGAGATCATATCTGCTTCTCGTGAACAATTTGCTAGACCTAGAGCTGAAGTTGAGCAGATAGTTATGGCTTTTCATAATCCTGTTGCAAAGCCTCCAGTTACTAAGACTGTTCCAACGGTTAAAACCTCTATACCCAGTACGATTCCAAGTCCTGTAAATAAGGAGTCGGCTACGATTAAGGTGGTGCCAAATTCAAACCCTGTAAATAAAGAAGTGGTTCCTATTAAAGCTGTAGAAAATATTCCTAAACCGCCAACTATTAATACTGTAGTTAATTCAAACGTTTCAAAGTCGCCAGTTGTTAATTCGGCGGTTAATTCAAATGTCTCTCAATCTGTTGTGTCAGCCTCAAATCCAGAGCCGGCCGTTACTTCTTCAAAGTCCATAACTAATTCAAGTGCCCCTAAATCTGTAAGTGCTCCAATTCAACAAGTGTCAAAACCTCCACAATCAAAACCTTCTCCGTCAATGCCTTCAATAAATTCGCATCATCCTTTGGAAGATCATACAAAGCCAGTCTCCTTGCATACATTAGCGGCAAGGCATGCTCCTAGAAATGATCCCAAGGTCCCAACACCAAAGAATGTTAATAGTCTGAAAGATGCTTTGTCAGCTGCTCTAGGTAAAACTAATATTGAAAAAAAGGATTCAGTTGTTCCGCAACAAAAACCTGTGAATGTTGGAATTGTCAAACCTGTTCCTCCAACTAATATTTCACCAGCATCAATTCCTGCAAAAGAAGTGCCAAAAGAAGTTCCAGAAGATCTATTAAAGAAGGTCTTGAAAGATGACTAA
- a CDS encoding glycosyltransferase family 4 protein produces MKPRRILIFSLVYYPRLIGGAEVAIKEITDRISPEDVEFDMVTLRKHSPAFERIGNVNIYRVGSKIFPFSKYLFIFLAYFKALELHKKNKYDAIWSIMANYAGFSALFFKKKNPKVPFILTLQEGDSFDHIRRRVGIFYPLFKMIFERADHIQTISKYLANWAKDMGARCPVTVVPNAVDYELFSKDISVEEASQLKNKLGKKEDDVFLITTSRLVIKNAVNDIIQALEYLPGNIKFLILGTGYEEKNLKKQVVDLKLEYRVKFLGFVPHAEMPKYLHISDVFIRPSLSEGFGNSFIEAMAVGIPVIATPVGGIVDFLKDGETGLLCEVNNPRSIAQKVDKIIKDRESREYIVRQAKEMVKKHYQWDTVVEKMKEIFLSVSTVEVSRQEMKNKLNSARLKL; encoded by the coding sequence ATGAAGCCAAGGCGCATACTCATATTTTCTCTCGTATATTATCCTCGTCTTATTGGTGGGGCAGAAGTTGCCATAAAAGAGATAACAGATAGGATTTCTCCGGAAGATGTGGAATTTGATATGGTAACTTTGCGCAAGCATTCACCAGCTTTTGAACGTATTGGTAATGTTAATATCTATCGAGTTGGTTCAAAGATATTTCCATTTTCAAAATATTTATTTATATTCCTGGCATATTTCAAAGCTTTAGAATTACATAAGAAAAATAAATATGATGCCATCTGGTCCATCATGGCCAATTATGCTGGATTTTCTGCACTTTTCTTTAAAAAGAAAAATCCAAAAGTACCATTTATCTTAACTTTACAAGAAGGGGATTCATTTGATCATATTCGTAGAAGGGTTGGGATTTTCTATCCACTTTTCAAAATGATCTTTGAACGTGCCGACCATATCCAAACCATTTCAAAATATTTGGCAAATTGGGCAAAAGATATGGGCGCAAGATGTCCAGTGACCGTCGTACCAAACGCTGTTGATTATGAATTATTCTCAAAAGATATTTCTGTAGAAGAAGCTAGTCAATTAAAAAATAAACTTGGTAAAAAAGAGGATGATGTTTTTCTAATAACCACATCTAGGTTGGTGATAAAAAATGCCGTGAATGACATAATTCAAGCTCTGGAGTATCTTCCAGGTAATATAAAATTTTTGATTCTCGGCACTGGTTATGAAGAAAAAAATCTCAAGAAGCAAGTTGTTGATTTAAAATTAGAGTACCGCGTCAAATTTTTGGGATTTGTACCACATGCTGAAATGCCGAAGTATTTACATATAAGTGACGTCTTCATCAGACCATCTCTATCTGAAGGTTTTGGTAACTCTTTTATTGAAGCCATGGCTGTAGGCATTCCTGTTATAGCAACACCAGTTGGTGGTATTGTAGATTTTCTGAAAGATGGTGAAACGGGACTTTTGTGTGAAGTTAATAATCCAAGAAGTATTGCTCAGAAAGTTGATAAGATAATCAAAGATAGAGAATCAAGAGAATATATTGTGAGACAAGCGAAGGAGATGGTGAAGAAACATTACCAGTGGGACACTGTCGTAGAAAAGATGAAGGAGATTTTTCTATCAGTTTCTACAGTTGAAGTCTCTCGTCAAGAAATGAAAAATAAGCTTAATTCTGCTAGACTTAAATTATGA
- a CDS encoding glycosyltransferase family 4 protein: MKILIATGIYPPDIGGPATYSQLLREKLPEKGIQVKILTFGEVRYLPKVIRHLVFFCKAMIRGRDVDIIFAQDPVSVGFPSWLTTFIMRKKFFIRVAGDYAWEQAVQRYGIKDNIDDFQKKKYGAKTSFLRMIQRFVVGRADTVFTPSIYFRDLVAGWNKKQKRVFHIYNGIDMLPVTQSKEDARKVLAIPSDTKVLVTIGRLVPWKGFFGLIDVVGDLQKVSSQYRLYIVGTGPDKESLKKYISERGLDEVVFLTGAVPREKVFSYLVASDVFVLNTSFESFSFQIVEAMHAGTPVISTDIGNISEIVENGEEGILVAPDDKKALSDSILKIVNDEQFRSSIIMQAKIKSKMFSIENTLNKLYTFLVE; encoded by the coding sequence ATGAAAATTTTAATAGCAACCGGAATATACCCACCTGATATTGGAGGGCCTGCTACATATTCACAATTGCTTCGAGAAAAATTACCGGAGAAGGGAATTCAAGTTAAAATTTTGACCTTTGGAGAAGTTCGTTATTTACCAAAAGTTATCAGACATCTAGTCTTTTTTTGTAAAGCAATGATTAGGGGTCGTGATGTAGATATAATCTTTGCACAAGATCCAGTTTCGGTCGGCTTTCCATCATGGTTGACAACTTTCATCATGCGTAAAAAATTCTTTATACGTGTAGCTGGTGATTATGCTTGGGAACAAGCTGTACAAAGATATGGTATCAAAGATAATATTGATGATTTTCAAAAAAAGAAATATGGTGCAAAGACAAGTTTTTTGCGAATGATCCAGAGGTTTGTCGTTGGTAGAGCGGATACAGTATTTACACCTAGTATCTATTTTAGGGATTTGGTAGCTGGATGGAATAAAAAGCAAAAAAGAGTTTTCCATATTTATAATGGAATTGATATGTTGCCGGTGACTCAAAGTAAAGAAGATGCACGAAAAGTGCTTGCGATTCCTAGTGATACAAAAGTTTTAGTAACTATTGGAAGACTTGTACCATGGAAAGGCTTTTTCGGTCTGATAGATGTTGTCGGGGATTTGCAAAAGGTTTCTTCACAATATCGTCTGTATATTGTTGGTACTGGTCCAGATAAGGAATCTTTGAAGAAATATATCTCTGAAAGAGGTCTTGATGAAGTGGTTTTTCTCACTGGAGCAGTCCCTCGTGAGAAAGTCTTTTCATATTTGGTAGCTTCAGATGTGTTTGTGCTAAATACGTCATTTGAGAGTTTCTCATTCCAAATAGTTGAGGCAATGCACGCTGGTACGCCAGTTATCTCTACGGATATAGGAAATATTTCTGAAATTGTTGAAAATGGTGAGGAGGGAATACTTGTTGCACCTGATGATAAAAAAGCTTTGAGTGATTCAATCTTGAAAATTGTTAATGATGAACAATTTAGATCGTCTATTATCATGCAGGCTAAAATTAAGTCAAAGATGTTTTCTATTGAAAATACCTTGAATAAGTTATACACTTTTCTCGTTGAATAA
- a CDS encoding glycosyltransferase → MISTDRLIFDEKSEVRARQIEYAKNWDEVHIVVFNRYPRGVSDANLKISPNCWIYSTESYSKFLYPFDAIKLGRQIITEHKISEITCQDSSLTAMVGVSLKKKFNIPLEIQIHTDIGSPYFARTITNKIRLMMAKKYLLEADKIRVVSERIKKYVEVILSNKDCCGDCRCETGNSCKCCGDNCACDKTLIEVRPIVVDTEFIKNAPITVDLHKKYPQFTKIVLMASRLEKEKNIELAIRSWSEIIKINPTVGLIIVGSGSEGSKLKTLISKLGLNKNIFMEKWVDKNILASYYKTADLFLVTSLFEGYGMTLVEANAVGCKIVSTDVGIAKEMNATIVGYNTKEVADVIVSKIR, encoded by the coding sequence ATGATTTCGACCGACAGATTAATCTTTGATGAGAAGAGCGAAGTTCGTGCGCGCCAGATTGAATACGCTAAGAATTGGGACGAAGTACACATTGTCGTCTTTAATCGATACCCCCGGGGGGTATCAGATGCGAATTTGAAAATCTCCCCTAACTGCTGGATCTATTCAACAGAATCATATTCAAAGTTTTTGTACCCATTTGACGCCATCAAGCTTGGTCGTCAGATTATTACTGAACATAAAATCAGTGAAATAACTTGCCAAGATTCTTCTCTGACAGCAATGGTCGGCGTATCTCTTAAAAAGAAGTTTAATATTCCACTGGAGATTCAGATTCATACGGATATCGGTAGTCCATATTTTGCTCGTACTATTACCAATAAGATCCGACTTATGATGGCAAAAAAATATTTGCTGGAAGCGGATAAAATAAGGGTCGTTTCAGAGAGAATTAAAAAATATGTTGAGGTGATTCTTTCCAATAAAGATTGTTGCGGTGATTGTAGGTGCGAAACAGGTAATAGTTGTAAATGTTGCGGTGATAATTGCGCCTGCGATAAGACTTTAATAGAAGTCCGTCCGATAGTTGTAGATACGGAATTTATTAAAAATGCACCGATTACTGTTGATTTGCATAAAAAATATCCACAATTTACAAAGATAGTCCTGATGGCTTCACGATTGGAAAAAGAAAAAAATATTGAATTGGCTATTAGGTCTTGGTCAGAAATTATTAAAATCAATCCAACAGTTGGTTTGATCATAGTCGGTAGTGGCTCCGAAGGATCTAAACTCAAAACATTAATCTCAAAGTTGGGATTAAATAAGAATATTTTTATGGAAAAATGGGTAGATAAAAATATTCTAGCTTCATATTACAAAACAGCTGATCTGTTTTTGGTCACTTCATTATTTGAAGGTTACGGTATGACTCTAGTTGAAGCCAATGCTGTCGGGTGTAAGATTGTCTCTACTGACGTAGGAATAGCAAAAGAAATGAATGCGACGATCGTAGGATATAATACTAAGGAAGTTGCAGATGTGATTGTTTCCAAGATTAGGTAG
- a CDS encoding glycosyltransferase has protein sequence MRLLIITQKVDREDPVLGFFHGWIEEFSRRFKAVVVICLSKGKYELPGNVAVLSLGKEKWQSKAKYIFLLFYFSLRYSNRYDAVFVHMNEEYVVLAGWLWRIMGKKVFMWRNHPHGNTMTDIASIFCNKVFCTSKYSYTAKYKKTTLMPVGIDMNKFKVDNSKPKIKNSILFLGRIAKIKNVHIFVEALGMLKKSGIIFTADIYGDALPKDTQYFEEIKSKAKELGLNNMLKFMSGVPNYKTPEIYNSHEIFVNLTPSGAYDKTIFEAMACGCLTLTTNDNLKEQVDGRLSIKSIEVSEVVKQLDEVLSLEEESKKKIISNCVKFAETQSLTSLASKIAETI, from the coding sequence ATGAGATTACTGATAATAACCCAAAAAGTAGATAGAGAGGATCCAGTATTGGGTTTTTTTCATGGCTGGATAGAAGAATTTTCAAGACGCTTCAAAGCGGTCGTTGTTATTTGTTTATCAAAAGGTAAATATGAATTACCTGGAAATGTTGCTGTTTTATCACTTGGTAAGGAAAAGTGGCAAAGTAAGGCCAAGTATATTTTTTTATTGTTCTATTTTTCTTTGAGATATTCCAATCGTTATGATGCTGTCTTTGTTCACATGAACGAAGAATATGTCGTCTTGGCTGGTTGGTTGTGGAGAATAATGGGAAAGAAGGTTTTCATGTGGCGCAATCATCCTCATGGAAATACCATGACAGACATAGCTTCAATCTTTTGTAATAAAGTTTTCTGTACATCAAAATATTCTTATACAGCAAAATACAAGAAAACGACGCTTATGCCTGTAGGTATAGATATGAATAAATTCAAGGTTGATAATTCTAAACCTAAGATAAAAAATTCCATTCTATTTCTAGGAAGAATAGCAAAGATAAAGAATGTTCATATTTTTGTTGAAGCTTTAGGTATGTTGAAAAAAAGCGGAATAATCTTTACGGCTGATATATATGGAGATGCTTTACCAAAAGATACTCAATATTTTGAAGAGATAAAGTCAAAAGCAAAAGAGCTTGGTCTTAATAACATGCTTAAATTTATGAGTGGAGTACCGAACTATAAAACACCAGAAATTTATAATAGTCATGAAATATTTGTTAACCTGACTCCTAGTGGCGCTTATGATAAGACTATATTTGAAGCAATGGCTTGTGGATGTTTGACTTTGACTACCAATGATAATCTGAAAGAACAGGTTGATGGAAGGTTGAGTATAAAGAGTATTGAAGTATCAGAAGTTGTGAAGCAATTGGACGAAGTCTTGTCTTTAGAAGAAGAGAGTAAAAAGAAGATTATTTCCAATTGTGTTAAGTTTGCTGAAACACAGAGTTTGACGAGTCTCGCTTCCAAGATTGCAGAAACTATCTAA